Proteins from one Triticum aestivum cultivar Chinese Spring chromosome 7A, IWGSC CS RefSeq v2.1, whole genome shotgun sequence genomic window:
- the LOC123154366 gene encoding putative laccase-9: protein MGMAKIPVVLWLLGAVLALGVSVSPAQGAKTRYHDFFIKESNHTRLCKERTVLTVNGQFPGPAIYARKGDLVIVNVYNQGDKNITIHWHGVDQPRNPWSDGPEYITQCPILPGGNFTYRVILSEEEGTLWWHAHSDFDRTTVHGAIVIHPKLGTTFPFKKPHKEIPVILGEWWNADVNHLLEEAQRTGGEINISDANTINGQPGDLFPCSKAGTYKIPVQHGKTYLLRIINAGLSNDLFFGVAGHNLTVVGTDGHYTKPFAVKHIMIAPGQTMDALLQANRADGGRYYMAARTFASNPNIEVNNSTATAIVEYMDDAPARGRPEFPANLPGVNDIDSATAYTAQLRSLGSKDHPVNVPRKVDERMLVTIAVNVLPCAPNETCGGPGGNRLAASLNNVSFASPAVDILGAYYRSVRGVFDTDFPNKPPFFFNFTDVDNDPVERWATKRGTKVKVVEYGAVVEVVFQDTSILGAENHPMHLHGFTFYVVGRGFGNFDEQKDPATYNLVDPPHQNTVSVPKAGWAAIRFRATNPGVWFMHCHFDRHVLWGMNTVFIVKDGKAPEAKMLPPPPNMPTC, encoded by the exons ATGGGTATGGCTAAGATACCGGTGGTGCTTTGGTTACTTGGGGCGGTGTTAGCGCTAGGAGTTTCCGTTAGCCCCGCTCAGGGCGCCAAGACTCGCTACCACGATTTCTTT ATTAAAGAGAGCAACCACACGAGGCTCTGCAAGGAGAGGACCGTCCTCACCGTGAACGGCCAGTTCCCCGGCCCCGCCATCTACGCGCGCAAGGGCGACCTCGTCATCGTCAACGTCTACAACCAAGGCGATAAAAACATCACCATCCACTG GCATGGTGTTGACCAGCCACGCAACCCGTGGTCCGACGGGCCGGAGTACATTACCCAGTGTCCCATCCTCCCCGGCGGCAACTTCACCTACCGGGTCATcttatccgaggaagagggtacgCTCTGGTGGCACGCGCACAGCGACTTCGACCGCACCACAGTCCATGGCGCCATTGTCATCCACCCCAAGCTCGGAACCACCTTCCCTTTCAAGAAGCCACACAAAGAGATACCCGTCATCCTTG GTGAGTGGTGGAATGCTGACGTGAACCATCTGCTCGAGGAGGCGCAGCGGACCGGCGGCGAGATCAACATCTCGGACGCGAACACCATCAACGGACAGCCGGGGGACCTGTTCCCGTGCTCCAAGGCCGGCACCTACAAGATACCGGTGCAGCACGGCAAGACGTACCTGCTCCGGATCATCAACGCGGGGCTCTCcaacgacctcttcttcggcgTCGCCGGGCACAACCTCACCGTGGTCGGCACCGACGGCCACTACACCAAGCCGTTCGCCGTCAAGCACATCATGATTGCGCCGGGACAGACCATGGACGCACTCCTCCAAGCCAACCGCGCTGACGGCGGCCGGTATTACATGGCCGCGAGGACGTTCGCGTCCAACCCCAACATCGAGGTCAACAACAGCACCGCCACCGCCATCGTGGAATACATGGACGACGCACCGGCGCGTGGCCGGCCGGAGTTCCCTGCCAACCTTCCGGGCGTCAACGACATCGACTCGGCGACGGCATACACGGCGCAGCTCCGGTCGCTGGGCAGCAAGGACCACCCGGTGAACGTGCCGAGGAAGGTCGATGAGCGCATGCTCGTCACCATCGCCGTCAACGTGCTCCCCTGCGCGCCCAACGAGACGTGCGGGGGCCCCGGCGGCAACCGCTTAGCGGCGAGCCTCAACAACGTCAGCTTCGCGAGCCCGGCCGTCGACATCCTCGGAGCCTACTACCGCTCCGTCCGTGGCGTGTTCGACAcagacttccccaacaagccgcccttcttcttcaacttcacggACGTCGACAACGACCCCGTCGAGCGCTGGGCCACCAAGCGCGGCACCAAGGTGAAGGTGGTGGAGTACGGCGCCGTCGTGGAGGTGGTGTTCCAGGACACCTCCATCCTTGGCGCCGAGAACCACCCCATGCACCTGCACGGCTTCACGTTCTACGTGGTAGGGAGAGGGTTCGGTAATTTTGACGAGCAGAAGGACCCGGCCACCTATAACTTGGTCGACCCGCCGCACCAGAACACCGTCTCCGTGCCCAAAGCTGGCTGGGCCGCAATCCGATTCCGCGCAACAAATCCTG GTGTGTGGTTCATGCATTGCCATTTTGATCGCCATGTGCTGTGGGGAATGAACACTGTCTTCATCGTGAAGGATGGCAAGGCTCCTGAAGCTAAAATGTTGCCTCCGCCTCCCAACATGCCTACCTGCTAA